The Arabidopsis thaliana chromosome 5, partial sequence genomic interval TGGCTAAAACATTTAAGTTCGATGAAAAACTAGACTTGGATCAGTCTGTTTCAACCGAGCTGTTTGATGGCATGTTTTTCAGTCAGAATCTCGAGGGTAGCTCTGTCTTTGATAACTTGGGGATTAACCATGATTATACAGGAAGATCGTACACTGACTCTTTGCCTGGTACTGGCTCATCTGCTGAGGCTAGGAATCCTTGCATGTCACCAACTGAGAAGCTGTGGTATAGAAGTTTGCAAAAGTCTTCCAGTTCAGAGAAACGAAGCACTCAGACACCAGACCTACCTTGCATTAGCGAAGAGAATGAGAACATAGAAGAGGAAGCTGAGAACTTATGTACGAACACTCCAAAGTCTATGAGGTCAGAGAAGCGAGGAAGTTCAATTCCGGAACTTCCTTGCATAGCTGAAGAGAACGAAAACATAGATGAGATATCTGATGCTGTCAATGAAGCATCTGGTTCTGAAAGGGAGAATGTGTCTGCTGAAAGGAAACCTCTTGGTGATGTTAATGAAGATCCTATGAAGCTTCTTCCATCTGTTTCTGAAGCCAAGATTCCTGCCGATAGACAGAGTCTAGACTCTGTCAGTACTGCATTCAGCTTTTCAGCTAAGTGCAACAGTGTCAAAAGTAAAGTGGGAAAGCTGAGTAACCGAAGATTCACGGGTAAAGGTAAAGAGAACCAAGGTGGAGCAGGTGCTAAAAGAAATGTTAAACCGCCTAGTAGCAGGTTCAGTAAGCCTAAGTTGTCTTGCAACTCGAGTTTGACAACTGTAGGTCCACGGTTACAAGAAAAAGAACCTAGGCACAACAACATTGTCTCAAACATCACTTCGTTCGTTCCACTAGTGCAGCAGCAAAAACCAGCACCTGCACTAATTACAGGTAATTGTTATTTCTTTCGAGTATGAGGCTTTTGAAATTTCCAATTAATTGGAGGTATCATTTTACCATCTTGCGCTAGTTATTCACCTGATTTGACCCTATTTATGTTTCCTCCAGGGAAAAGGGATGTCAAAGTAAAGGCCCTGGAGGCTGCTGAGGCTTCAAAACGTATTGCTGAACAGAAAGAGAATGATCGTAAGCTGAAGAAGGAAGCTATGAAGCTTGAACGGGCAAAACAGGAACAGGAAAATCTGAAAAAgcaagagatagagaagaaaaagaaagaagaagatcgaaaGAAAAAGGAGGCAGAAATGGCTTGGAAGCAGgagatggaaaagaaaaagaaagaagaagaaaggaagagaaaggagTTTGAAATGGCTGATAGGAAAAGGcagagggaagaagaagacaaaaggtTGAAGGAAGCTAAAAAAAGACAACGCATTGCAGATTttcaaagacaacaaagagAGGCTGATGAAAAGCTTCAAGCtgaaaaagaattgaaaagaCAAGCTATGGTAAGAGCCCTTCTCTTGTTCTGTTCTTCAAAACTTTGTTTGACTATTGTGGTGTAGGAGATTTTGCTAAGTTAAAAATAACGACATTTTTAGGATGCGAGAATAAAAGCACAAAAGGAACTCAAAGAAGACCAAAATAATGCTGAGAAAACCAGGCAAGCGAATTCTAGGATCCCAGCGGTGAGATCAAAGAGTAATTCTAGTGATGATACCAATGCTTCAAGAAGCTCtagagaaaatgatttcaagGTATAAGTCTCTCATCTTTTGTAGACAATTTAGAGATGAAACCAATCATAATTGATGACAATAGTTGTGCTTGCAGGTGATAAGCAATCCAGGGAACATGTCTGAAGAAGCCAACATGGgaattgaagaaatggaagagtCGTACAACATCTCTCCATACAAATGCTCAgatgacgaagatgaagaggaagacgaCAATGACGACATGTCCAACAAAAAATTCGCTCCTACTTGGGCCaggttttgtttctgaattGCTCTCTCATTCGTTAATGTTTATCTCTCATTAGTCATTATCATTTGTTTACCCCAACGCTTCTTATCTACACAGCAAGAGCAATGTACGGCTCGCTGTCATTTCccaacaaaacattgatcCCGATGTTACTTTTCCTGCAAAAAGCGCCTGTGATATAAGTAACGGTAAGATATCTTGATTacattttatagaaaaaaagtgtCATAGTTTTCGCCATACTTATGGATAAGTTTTTGTTATGAATCTCTCAGTTCTTTTGCCGCGAAAGTTCCAGTCGAGATAGCATAAACAACGAGAAGCCAAAGGTCAGATTCTCAGTGACATTAAAACCACAAACAAAGTAAGTATCTATGTgtttcaagtttcttcttaACTTTTGCTGAAAATGAGGAACATAAACCATAGTATCTTTAAGCTTAAGATTCCTTTTTGCTTTCTTATGTATCAGTGAATGGGTAatgtaataattaattagtcaaTCCCCATTGACGCTCATGTTCATACATAACGGCTACTtccattttgtaaaatattcaTAGGTTCTGTTGATTTTCCTAGTGGAAAGAGCCAGGTGCTGAAAGCAAgagatttgttctttttcaatataacCAAATTCTCACTACTTTTCAATGTCGACTTCGTCAAAATAACTTTTggataagaaagaaaaaaaataactttttggATCACGATCGCTTaactatatttattatttaataactGTCGAATTCAGAACTTAAATAAAGTAGTCACAAATCACAATTGTGGGATTTATTATTTAGCACTCGCTCACTTTTGCACAACGGATTGAAAAATGCTGTTGAACTTGTTAAATATGTTTACTGAGATGGTATAATCACAGAAATTCACTAGTATCAATTTCAGTATCTGTTTCAAAAGTAGTGAATGCTTTTTCTAGTCTACAAAACAGTTAACAGTAAACAGTCAACCATAGTGGGTGAGTCAAATTGAGTTATATGATAAAATAGACAGAAACTTAAATGAAGTAAAAGATCAATAATATTTCTATTCACGTGGTGGCGCTATATAGATTCCATTAAAACGGtcagttttgatttttgcGTCCCATGTACCAGACCCCACCCGACCCGCTCCACCACTTTTGTTCCCACCCTTAAAAACGACAGCGTTTCACACCAACCTTAATAACCGTTGCCACAGTAAAAATACTATAATACCCTCACCTTCTTCATAATCATCAATTCGAATCCATTTTCCCACCACAGTAATACCGaaactttctcttctctctctctctaatgTCTCTATCAAGAAAGCTtcttgttatcttcttcacaTGGATAACAGCTCTATCCATGTCGAAACCAATCTTCGTATCATCCGATAACATGAATTTCACATTCAAATCCTTCACAATCCGTAACCTCACATTCCTCGGAGATTCACATCTCCGAAACGGTGTCGTTGGGCTCACAAGAGAGCTAGGTGTTCCCGATACAAGCTCCGGTACAGTAATCTACAACAATCCGATCCGTTTCTACGATCCGGATTCAAACACCACGGCGTCTTTCTCCACTCACTTCTCCTTCACCGTTCAAAACTTAAACCCAGATCCAACCTCCGCCGGTGACGGACTcgctttcttcctctctcacGACAACGATACTTTAGGAAGTCCCGGTGGTTACTTAGGTCTCGTCAATTCCTCTCAGCCGATGAAGAATCGATTCGTCGCTATCGAATTCGATACGAAATTGGATCCTCATTTCAACGATCCAAATGGTAATCACATTGGTTTAGATGTTGATAGTTTGAACTCAATCTCAACTTCAGATCCTTTGCTTTCGTCTCAGATTGATCTCAAATCTGGTAAATCGATAACTTCTTGGATCGATTACAAGAACGATTTACGTTTATTGAACGTGTTCTTGAGTTATACAGATCCAGTCACTACAACGAAGAAGCCAGAGAAGCCTCTTTTATCGGTTAACATCGATCTTTCTCCGTTCTTGAACGGTGAAATGTATGTAGGATTCTCAGGTTCAACAGAAGGAAGCACAGAGATTCATCTGATCGAGAATTGGAGTTTCAAGACTTCTGGATTTCTTCCGGTGAGATCGAAATCTAATCATCTTCACAATGTTTCAGATAGTTCTGTGGTGAATGATGATCCTGTTGTGATACCGAGTAAGAAGCGGAGGCATCGACACAATCTTGCTATTGGACTTGGTATTTCTTGTCCGGTGTTAATCTGTTTAGCTCTCTTTGTGTTTGGGTACTTTActttgaagaaatggaaaagtGTGAAAGCAGAGAAGGAGCTTAAGACTGAGCTAATCACTGGTTTAAGAGAGTTTAGCTATAAAGAGCTTTACACAGCTACTAAAGGGTTTCATTCAAGTAGAGTCATTGGAAGAGGAGCGTTTGGGAATGTTTACAGAGCTATGTTTGTTTCCTCTGGGACGATCTCTGCTGTGAAAAGATCGAGGCATAATTCAACCGAAGGTAAAACAGAGTTTTTGGCAGAGTTATCGATTATTGCTTGCTTGCGGCACAAGAATCTTGTTCAGTTGCAGGGTTGGTGTAACGAGAAAGGTGAATTGCTTCTTGTCTATGAGTTCATGCCTAATGGAAGTCTTGATAAGATTCTGTATCAAGAATCACAAACAGGAGCTGTGGCGCTTGACTGGTCTCATAGGCTGAATATAGCGATTGGTTTAGCATCAGCTTTGTCTTATCTTCACCATGAGTGTGAGCAGCAAGTGGTTCACAGAGATATTAAGACGAGCAACATAATGCTTGACATAAACTTCAACGCAAGGCTGGGAGATTTTGGTCTAGCTAGACTCACGGAGCATGATAAGAGCCCTGTCTCAACTTTAACCGCTGGTACAATGGGTTACCTCGCACCAGAGTATCTCCAATACGGCA includes:
- a CDS encoding Concanavalin A-like lectin protein kinase family protein (Concanavalin A-like lectin protein kinase family protein; FUNCTIONS IN: kinase activity; INVOLVED IN: protein amino acid phosphorylation; LOCATED IN: endomembrane system; EXPRESSED IN: 15 plant structures; EXPRESSED DURING: 6 growth stages; CONTAINS InterPro DOMAIN/s: Legume lectin, beta chain (InterPro:IPR001220), Protein kinase, ATP binding site (InterPro:IPR017441), Serine/threonine-protein kinase-like domain (InterPro:IPR017442), Concanavalin A-like lectin/glucanase, subgroup (InterPro:IPR013320), Protein kinase-like domain (InterPro:IPR011009), Serine/threonine-protein kinase, active site (InterPro:IPR008271), Protein kinase, catalytic domain (InterPro:IPR000719), Concanavalin A-like lectin/glucanase (InterPro:IPR008985); BEST Arabidopsis thaliana protein match is: Concanavalin A-like lectin protein kinase family protein (TAIR:AT3G53380.1); Has 1807 Blast hits to 1807 proteins in 277 species: Archae - 0; Bacteria - 0; Metazoa - 736; Fungi - 347; Plants - 385; Viruses - 0; Other Eukaryotes - 339 (source: NCBI BLink).), giving the protein MSLSRKLLVIFFTWITALSMSKPIFVSSDNMNFTFKSFTIRNLTFLGDSHLRNGVVGLTRELGVPDTSSGTVIYNNPIRFYDPDSNTTASFSTHFSFTVQNLNPDPTSAGDGLAFFLSHDNDTLGSPGGYLGLVNSSQPMKNRFVAIEFDTKLDPHFNDPNGNHIGLDVDSLNSISTSDPLLSSQIDLKSGKSITSWIDYKNDLRLLNVFLSYTDPVTTTKKPEKPLLSVNIDLSPFLNGEMYVGFSGSTEGSTEIHLIENWSFKTSGFLPVRSKSNHLHNVSDSSVVNDDPVVIPSKKRRHRHNLAIGLGISCPVLICLALFVFGYFTLKKWKSVKAEKELKTELITGLREFSYKELYTATKGFHSSRVIGRGAFGNVYRAMFVSSGTISAVKRSRHNSTEGKTEFLAELSIIACLRHKNLVQLQGWCNEKGELLLVYEFMPNGSLDKILYQESQTGAVALDWSHRLNIAIGLASALSYLHHECEQQVVHRDIKTSNIMLDINFNARLGDFGLARLTEHDKSPVSTLTAGTMGYLAPEYLQYGTATEKTDAFSYGVVILEVACGRRPIDKEPESQKTVNLVDWVWRLHSEGRVLEAVDERLKGEFDEEMMKKLLLVGLKCAHPDSNERPSMRRVLQILNNEIEPSPVPKMKPTLSFSCGLSLDDIVSEDEEGDSIVYVVS